The Pseudalkalibacillus hwajinpoensis nucleotide sequence GGAGTCAAAATTGTTCAAGGTGAAACAGCAGATACGGATTATTAATATAACGACCCCATGACTTCTATTAACAGAAGTGATGGGGTTTTTTAGATATTATGAAGGATAGGGATTATGGTTTTCTCAGTAGATAATAAGGTGACAGTCTATTGAACGAAACCCGAGAATTTATGCTGAAGTCGCTAGCTTTATATTAAAATGTTTCTTGAGTGTATTCTTTCAATTGATAGGGCTAACAAACCAGTTACAGGTAAAAATAGTAAAGAAGACAAGACGTTAAAGAGAATAGAAACGTGAGCAAGTTGAACGTCAGGAAAGGTAGTAAGGGTAGAAGCTATCGTGCCAAAAATCCCTATTAACGGATAGAAGATGACTACACCTATAATGTTTATCCAAACGTGAGCATAAGCAGCAAGTTTAGCTTCTGTACTGCTTCCAATACTTGCTATGACCGCTGTGATACAAGTGCCGATATTCGCTCCATAAAGGATGGCGATCGCTGAGGAAAGAGTAAGTAAGTCCTGATTAATAAAGCTCATTGTAATTCCCGTTGTTGCTGTACTTGATTGGATGACTGCAGTTAATAATGTCCCAATTCCAATACCATACATAAGATTTGAATTCGTATTATGGATAACATCTTTAATAAATGATAAAGTCGATAAAGGTATAGCAAGTGCTTCTAGCCCATGCATAGCAACGAAAATGCAACCTAAGCCGAACAGAACTGTTCCAATGCTGAAAAGCAGCTGTTTTCTAACTTGAAGCAAGATAAAGCCGCTCAGTAATAGCGGTATGACAAGTTGATCAGGATTAAGAGTCATTAATTCAGCTGTAATGGTAGTCCCAATATTCGTGCCAAGAATAATTCCAATTGACTGTCTAAAGGTAAGCAGCTTAGCCGCAATTAAGCTTATTGTAATGACCATAACAGCAGAGCTGCTTTGTAACAGGGCTGTTATAACAGCGCCGGTAATAAGTCCGCGTAAAGGCGTTGAAGCAGCCCGATAAAGCCATGTTTGTAGCCTGGAACTGGAGATGGTATTTAGTCCAACGCGGAGCACAGCCATTCCAAAAAGAAAAATACTAATGAAGACGATGAAAGATGCAATATATTGACTCAATTTAGGCACTTCCCCTTTCCAATGAAAGTTTATGGACAGGATCCGTGTTACATGCTCGTTTTTTCTCATTGCTATGGAAAAAAGTTTTCATTATAACCACCGCTCATTCTATTAGTAAAATTTTCTCTTAGTTGCGGTTTTAAAGCAATCATGAGTGAAAGACGAAAAAATCTTTAATAAGACTAAAAGAAATAAAATATACGAAAGAAATGTTGATAAACAGGACGGGATGTATTATAATTGCAGGTGACATGTCTTTGTTAGAAAGTCATGTGTTATGATTGTCTATGTTTTGGAGGGAGGGATAGAGATGGCGGAAACTCGCGTGCGTAAGAACGAGTCGATCGATGATGCTCTGCGTCGCTTCAAGAGAACGGTTTCTAAAGAAGGCACTATGGCTGAAGTAAAGAAGCGCAAGCACTATGAAAAGCCAAGTGTAAAGCGTAAAAAGAAATCTGAGGCAGCAAGGAAAAAGCGTAAGTTCTAAGAGAGGGTGTTAGGTCAGTGAGTCTAAATGACCGTTTAACAGCAGATATGAAAGTAGCGATGAAGAACAAAGAGAAGAACAAACTATCTGTTATTCGGATGGTGAAATCTTCAATTCAGAATGAATCCATTAAACTGGGTCATGATTTAACTGAAGAGGAAGAACTTACCGTTCTCACTCGCGAAGTCAAGCAACGTAAAGACTCCCTCCTTGAATTTGAAAAAGCTGGCCGAAGTGATCTTGTGCAGAATCTCGATGAAGAGCTGTCGATTTTATCTGTCTACCTGCCGAAACAACTCTCTGAAGAAGAAGTTGACCAGATTGTTCAGAAAGTTATTTCTGAAACTGGCGCGTCTTCAAAGAAAGATATGGGTATGGTAATGGGTGCGCTAATGCCTCGAGTAAAAGGCAAAGCGGACGGCGGACTTGTTAATCGTCTTGTACAAA carries:
- a CDS encoding GatB/YqeY domain-containing protein — its product is MSLNDRLTADMKVAMKNKEKNKLSVIRMVKSSIQNESIKLGHDLTEEEELTVLTREVKQRKDSLLEFEKAGRSDLVQNLDEELSILSVYLPKQLSEEEVDQIVQKVISETGASSKKDMGMVMGALMPRVKGKADGGLVNRLVQKNLS
- a CDS encoding Na/Pi symporter — encoded protein: MSQYIASFIVFISIFLFGMAVLRVGLNTISSSRLQTWLYRAASTPLRGLITGAVITALLQSSSAVMVITISLIAAKLLTFRQSIGIILGTNIGTTITAELMTLNPDQLVIPLLLSGFILLQVRKQLLFSIGTVLFGLGCIFVAMHGLEALAIPLSTLSFIKDVIHNTNSNLMYGIGIGTLLTAVIQSSTATTGITMSFINQDLLTLSSAIAILYGANIGTCITAVIASIGSSTEAKLAAYAHVWINIIGVVIFYPLIGIFGTIASTLTTFPDVQLAHVSILFNVLSSLLFLPVTGLLALSIERIHSRNILI
- the rpsU gene encoding 30S ribosomal protein S21, producing the protein MAETRVRKNESIDDALRRFKRTVSKEGTMAEVKKRKHYEKPSVKRKKKSEAARKKRKF